The Erythrobacter litoralis HTCC2594 nucleotide sequence GTTTTCGGCGCCGGTCGCGTAGCTGTCGTTGGCGCTTTCGTGGTCGTCCCAGCCTAGGATCATCGGATAAAGCTGGGTCAGGCGGCGCAAATCCGGATCGCGGCGATAGGTCGCATGGCGCAAGCGATAATCGGCCAGGTTGACGGTTTCCGAGCGCGGGTCGAGGAAGCGGCCGGGCAGCGCTTGGTCGGCGGAGGGATAGCGTCCCGGCTGGTATTCGTAGAAATAGTCGCCGGTATGGACCAGCAGGTCGAAGGCGTTGCTTTCGGCGGCGTGGCGGTAGGCGTTGAACCAGCCGTAGCCGATATTGGCGCAGGAGAAGACCGCCATGCGGAAGCGGTCGACCGCGCCCTGCGGCAGCGTGCGCGTGCGCCCTTCCTCCGACACATTCCCGGCGGCGTCGCGGAAGCGATAGAGATACCAGGCGCCCGGACGCAGACCTTCCGCCCTGGGCTTGATGCACCAGTCGCTGTCCGGCGAAGCTTCGATTTCCCCGCCCGCCACGACCTGGCCGCCGTCGGCTTCCTTCACCTCCCACGCCACCATGGTCGTTTGCTCGGCAACGTAGCGCGACCATAGCAGCACTGACGTGGCGCCGGGTTCGCCGCTGGCGACGCCATGGGTGAAGCCCCGCTCGCCGATCCGTGCCGAGAGCGGCACCGAAACCAGCCCGGCGCCGAGGCCGATGCCCTTGAGCAGGCCGCGCCGGTCGAGCGCGGGCAATCGGGCGGCGGCGGGCAGTTCGGTCGAAATCATCGCGGTCTCCTCTTGCCCGATCCCATGCCCTTCAAGCGTGACGGCTACAAGTCAGTCAGCCGCTCACGGAAAGGAGCCTGTTCAATATGACAAGACTGCTTGACTTCTGCGAGGATAAGTGACAAGTGTGCTTTCCATAAACGAAAGGAAGCTTGACAATGACGCAGCAGATTAAGGTGATGATGTGGGCCGCCTTCATCATCGGCATCGCCATGGTCCTCAATGAGCAGGGGCTGTCGTCCGGTGCCTCATTCGGCATCGTCGCGGGCCTTGCCGGCGCGGCGATCGGCAGCATGAGCAGCCGGTGCGGCGCGCGGGGGTGCATGTGACCGAGGCGGCGGAGTCTGTGGGTCGCAGCCCCTTCTTCTGGGGCGGGCTGATGTTCGGCGCGTATGGCGCAATCGCCGGGCTGGCCTTCACAGGCGCTATCGAAGGCATGGCCGTCCTTCTCATCATGCTCGCACCGATGGGCCTGATGATCCCGCTGATCCGATCCGCCAACCGGCGCGTCGATGCGGGCGGAACCGCGTGTCTCAACAAAGGCGAGGCGCAGAAGCGTTACCTCAAGCGCGTCGCCATCTCGACCTCGCTCTACATGATCGCGATCGCCCTGATGGTGCTGGTCGAAAATTCGGACGGACGGGCCGAGACGCTGCGCATCCTCGTGGCCGTCCTCCCCGGCCTCGCGGTGATCGGGGTCTTCTGGGCCATCGGGCGGCTGATCGTCGAGGAACAGGACGAGTTCATCCGCATGCTGGTGATCCGCCAGTCGCTGATCGCGACCGGCTTTGCGCTGAGCATCGCATCGGTCTGGGGCTTCCTCGAGCAAGTCGAAGCAGTGCCGCACCTGCCCGCCTATTGGTGGGCGGTCGCCTGGTTCTTCGGCCTCGCGATCGGCGCAGCGGCCAATCGCATCACCTACGGCAGCTGGGGCGCGGTATGAAGAACCGCCTCAAGGTCCTGCGCGCCGAGCGCGACTGGAGCCAGCAGGACCTTGCCGATCGGCTTGGTGTTTCGCGCCAGAGCGTGAATGCGATCGAGACGGGTCGCTACGACCCTTCGCTTCCGCTGGCGTTCAGGATTGCCGATGTATTCGCATTGCGGATCGAGGAGATCTTCCAGCGGGAGACGGAAGAATGAAACGATTGATGTTTCTTTGCGCTGCGGCGCTGGTGCTGGCCGGCTGTGCCGGGCCGATTTGCGAGACCGCGGCCGACAGGATGAGCGTTCCGGCAGCGTGCTGACCTTGCCTAATGCGCCCGGGTGCGGGCATGACGCCTGCCGATGAGCGACGTCCGATATCATACCATGCCCGATGGGCTGCGCATTGCCTTCCGCCTGCTGGAAGGGCGCGGCCCCACCCTTGTGTTCCTGCCCGGCTACATGTCCGACATGAGCGGCGGAAAGGCGAGCGCCTTGTTCGAATGGGCGCGCGGGCGGGGGCAGGCTTGCCTGTTGCTCGACTATTCCGGCTGCGGCATGAGCGACGGCCAATTTGCCGATGGCACGTTGAGCAACTGGCGGGACGAGGTCCTCGCGCTGGTCGATGCCTATTGCGAGGGGCCGGTGATTGTCATCGGTTCGTCGATGGGTGGCTGGCTCAACCTGATGGTCGGGCTGGCGCTGGGCGAGCGGTTGGCGGGGCTGGTCGGCATCGCCTCGGCCCCGGACTTCACCGACTGGGGGCGCACCGATGCCGAGAAGGCGAAGCTGGCGGCGGGCGAGACGGTGTTCGAGGACAATCCCTATGGCGCGGAGTCGACGCCCTTTCATCCCGGCTTCTGGGCCGACGGCGAGGCCAGCAAGCTGCTGGAGGGCGAGATCGCCCTCACCTGCCCTGTGCGCCTGATCCACGGTCAACGCGATGCCGACGTGCCGTGGCAGATCAGCCTGCGCCTTGCCGAAGCGCTCGAGTCGCGGGATGTCGTCGTGACGCTGGTGAAAGACGGCGACCACCGACTGTCGCGCGAGCAGGATATCAACCGCCTGCTGCACATTGTAGGAGAAGTGGCATGATGCAGCTTTCCGTTCTCGACCTGGTGCCGGTCCGCGAAGGCGGAACCGTGGCCGAAGCTTTTGCCGCCGCGACCGACCTTGCCAGGACTGCGGAGACCGAGGGCTATCACCGCTTCTGGGTCGCAGAACATCACGCGATGGAGGGCATTGCGGGCGGGGCGACCGCCGTCGTCCTGTCGCATCTCGGCAACGCAACTTCGACCATTCGCATCGGCGCGGGCGGCATCATGCTGCCCAATCATACGCCGTTCCAGATTGCCGAGCAATTCGGCACGCTCGACGCGCTGTTTCCGGGCCGCATCGACCTCGGGCTGGGTCGCGCGCCCGGTGCCGGGCCCGAGCTGCAGCGCGCGCTACGCAAGGATCTGGGCGCCGCCTCACAATATTTCCCACAGGATGTGGTGGAACTGCGTGCGCTACTGACCGGCGATGTCGAGCTGCCAATCGCGGCCACGCCCGGCCTTGGCGCGAAGGTCGAGTTGTGGATGCTCGGCTCCAGCCTCTTTGGCGCGCAACTCGCCGCCAAGCTGGGCCTGCCCTATGCGTTCGCATCGCATTTCGCGCCCGACCATCTCGACGAAGCGCTGGAAATCTATCGCCGAGATTTCCAGCCGTCGCAGACACTCGACCGACCGCATGTCATGGCCGGAATGCAGGTGATCTGCGCCGACACCGATGAGGACGCGCGGTTGCTGTCGTCGAGCCAGGCGCAGGCTTTCGTGCGCTTGCGCAGTGGCAACCCCGGCAAGCTGCCG carries:
- a CDS encoding helix-turn-helix transcriptional regulator is translated as MKNRLKVLRAERDWSQQDLADRLGVSRQSVNAIETGRYDPSLPLAFRIADVFALRIEEIFQRETEE
- a CDS encoding alpha/beta fold hydrolase; its protein translation is MSDVRYHTMPDGLRIAFRLLEGRGPTLVFLPGYMSDMSGGKASALFEWARGRGQACLLLDYSGCGMSDGQFADGTLSNWRDEVLALVDAYCEGPVIVIGSSMGGWLNLMVGLALGERLAGLVGIASAPDFTDWGRTDAEKAKLAAGETVFEDNPYGAESTPFHPGFWADGEASKLLEGEIALTCPVRLIHGQRDADVPWQISLRLAEALESRDVVVTLVKDGDHRLSREQDINRLLHIVGEVA
- a CDS encoding LLM class flavin-dependent oxidoreductase, with the translated sequence MMQLSVLDLVPVREGGTVAEAFAAATDLARTAETEGYHRFWVAEHHAMEGIAGGATAVVLSHLGNATSTIRIGAGGIMLPNHTPFQIAEQFGTLDALFPGRIDLGLGRAPGAGPELQRALRKDLGAASQYFPQDVVELRALLTGDVELPIAATPGLGAKVELWMLGSSLFGAQLAAKLGLPYAFASHFAPDHLDEALEIYRRDFQPSQTLDRPHVMAGMQVICADTDEDARLLSSSQAQAFVRLRSGNPGKLPPPIEDYRETLPAPARAMLVHLEQAAAVGSPGTVREKIEAFVTRTQADEIIVAGSTYEPEARCRSLELTQHAITELHAA